TCCCATGAATCACTTATGTCGTGGTTAGGTTCTGTTGCATCGGATGTTGGTATTATTGTTGTTGGGTTGCAAGAAGTAGAGATGGGTGCAGGCTTTCTTGCAATGTCTGCAGCAAAAGAAACTGTAAGATGTTGTTTTAGCTTTCCTTCTTAAAATGCCATCAATTATTTGCTTAGACTGTGGTTACTGGAATgctgctctatttagtagcatttcttttttttaatatgcatGTTTGTTTGCCCTCCCTCTTTACTGCTTAATTATACTTGTAGGTAGGACTTGAAGGGAGCTCTGTTGGGCAGTGGTGGCTGGACAACATAGGGAAGGCCTTAGATGAAGGATCAACTTTTGAACGAATGGGTTCTAGGCAGCTGGCTGGCTTGCTTGTTTCTCTTtggtaattaatcaattatgaataaaatgaatatttattttggGCCTTATACTACATAAAGACTGCTGCAgctcatcttttttttcttctttaggcaagttttttttttaaaccataTCATTTCATGTCTTAAAGCCGCATAATAATAATTAGTTATATTATCAGTTGTCTTCATTAACTATAAGTTGTCTTCATTGATTCAGGGTGAGAAAGAACCTTAGAACACATGTTGGGGACATTGATGCAGGAGCAGTTCCATGCGGGTTCGGACGTGCTATTGGTAATAAGGTTTGTGTTTCTCCCATCCCCTGGCCATGCAAGGGCAAGAGTTTTAAACTCTAGATTTGATTTTTGTCAAGATTGCCAGTCtgtgctttaattttttttccctgatagGGAGGCGTAGGATTGAGAATTAGAGTATATGATCGGATAATGTGCTTTGTGAACTGTCACTTGGCTGCTCATTTAGAAGCAGTCAATCGCCGGAATGCTGATTTTGATCACATTTATCGAACAATGGTCTTCAGCCGTTCATCAAACCTTTCCAATACTGCAGCTGGTATGGTGCCATACCTGATTTTGTGTTTCTCTCTTGCCTTCTTCACATATTTACTTTGGCTGCTTTATATCTCTGGCTTGCCATGGGTCCTCTCTCTTGCAGCTGGTGTATCAACTGCGAGTCATACTCTCAAGAGTACAAATGTATGTGcttcatttttccttttttggttttAGCAGTTATCATATTGTTTTAGCTTAGATTTGAGTCTCAAGGTCCTGATGCTTTCACAGTCTACAAGTGTCAATTCTGAAGAACGGAAGCCTGATTTGTCTGAAGCAGATATGGTTGTATTCTTTGGTGATTTTAACTACCGGCTTTTTGGCATATCTTACGATGAAGCAAGGGACTTTGTTTCTCAAAGATGCTTTGATTGGCTAAGAGAAAAGGATCAACTCAGGGAGGAGATGAAAGCTGGGAAAGTTTTCCAAGGAATGCGTGAGGCGTTGATCAGATTCCCACCAACTTACAAGTTTGAAAGGCATCAAGCAGGCTTAGGAGGTATGTTGTTTTGAATAGTTTTTTGGTGTTTGCTTGATTTCCAGTTATATTAtcaattttggaattttttcaGGATATGATTCCGGGGAGAAAAAGAGAATTCCTGCTTGGTGTGATAGAATAATATATCATGACAATCGGTCTGATCCAGTGTCTGACTGCAGTTTAGACTGCCCTGTAGTCTCGTCAATAGTAATGTATGTTTGAAGTCAAGGTTATTTCCCATCAACCCGTTCCATTCTAGTATTAAAATATTGGGTTATCCTTGTGTAACAGGTATGACGCTTGCATGGATGTGACGGAGAGTGATCACAAACCCGTTCGCTGCAAATTCCATGTTCAAATTGCCCATGCGGATAGATCAGTTAGGAGGGAGGAGTTTGGAAAGATCATTAGTTCAAATGAGAAATTGAGGTCTTTGCTAGAAGAACTACGTTATGTTCCAGAAACCATTGTTAGCACCAACAGCATAATTCTTCAAAACCAGGATACATCCATTCTGAGAATCACTAACAAATGTGCGAAGGAGAAAGCCGTGTTTCAGATTACTTGTGAAGGTCAGTCGACTCTCAGGGATGATGGAGAGCCAGCTGATTATCGGCCAAGGGGAGCTTTGGGATTCCCCAGATGGCTTGAGGTATTATTCCTCATTGTTGAAGTTGAATGCAAATAACTTCTGTCTAGAAATATAAGAATTTAACCTACTCCTTAGCTACACAGCCAACAGGCTATCTTTAGGTCATTGATAAATACAACTGTTTGATGATATGCTTCTGGACTAAGtttctaaaaaaattatcattactttgttttttttgtaatcTTATATTTCTTATCTCGTATCTGATTTAGGTGACACCGGCGGCTGGCATAATTGAGCCACATCAGTATGTGGAGGTCTCTGTCCATCACGAAGAATTCCACACCTTAGAAGAGTTTGTAGATGGCATTCCACAAAACTGGTGGTGTGAAGACACGAGAGATAAGGAAGTGATTTTGGCTGTGAATGTCCAAGGGAGTTGTTCAACAGAGAAGAGTTGTCATCGGGTCCATGTTGGTCACTGCTTCTCAGCTAAGACGGTTCGGATTAGCTCAAGATCCAACAGTTCTAGGAAAAACCAAGGAGGTTCTCATCACAAGTCAGAACTTAGGCAGTTTAGCAGCTCTTCTGACAAGGCTGATGGTCGGAGTTCAGACAAAAAATGAAGCTAGAAATCGATATTGCAGGGCACATGTTGACGCATCTCCTGGGGGGTCTTTTCTAGAGGGAATGCCTTGTGATGCCACTGTCAGCCAGCATCTTATTGTATGTACATTGAAGCTGGGTTGCTATTTTGAATCACATTGAAACTGGTCAATTTTAGTTCTTCTTATCATTTTTTGTATATGTTATCAGTTGCCAACTTTTAGTTGTAACATCCTAGAGCAGATGATTTGTTCCACATTTTCTGTAATCAGGTAGAGGGGAAAGAAACTTGGAGCTCTTCGGTTTTGCTTTCTGTTTTTGTATCGGACTAAATGAACTGCAAACAAAacatgctctctctctctctctctctctctctctctctatatatatatatatatatatatatataatttttgatCCACTATTCTTATGCTTGATTTGCATTTTCAAATCATGAATAAGAGCTGCGAGGATATATTACGGTTATTACCATATGAAGCAGCATCTTTGCTGCTTCTCCATGTAGTATGAGAATTGCAGAGTAAACAACTGGAAGAATTAAGCTATCAAAGATTTCCAGTCAAAGAAAACTCTTCTAAAATTCTAGTTGTTCATCAACATTGCAAATATTGCAACATTTTTACATAAAATTGGGCATAAACCCAAGCATACAGTGGAATAGACATCAACTGCTGGCCAAATTTATCTACCCTTGAACATTAGGGATTATTCTTAATTGTCTGTACTATCAACTTCAGATACTGAGAACCAAGACACTACAATCCAAGGCATTCATGTTAAAAGTACATGGAAAGCAGCAGATGCATCATAGGTGACCACCTCTGAATTGCTGAATCATGGCACTTATTATCATTCTTGTTCTGTAGGTCAAGGAACACCTCAGCTCAAGTTTACCTGACGAAAGATGACTATTAGAGCGGGAGCAGAAAGGGTATAGTACCTCATCGCGTCTTCTTCTAGATGTCTTTCCATTTCGATTGCTTTAAAGTGCATACATTCTCTTGTATTCACTGTTCAAAATCTCTGAATCGGATACCACTGACATAgaataagaacgtgaccggctcTCGGCTCTCCTTATATTCCTCATCTTTGTCTCTTCCATCCTATGTACAATAACACAGTAGCACATGGATCCAATTGTAGTCAGCATGATCGTGCTACCAATCACTGTTGCACACACGGCGAGCCACATATGATCCTTGCCCACAACTATATAAGTCAGAGAAATGAAGGCAATTGAAATGAAGAGGCAAGCCAGCCACATGAGCTTGTTAATCACAAAGACCAGCTGTCTCTTTGCCTACAGATGTCTGGACTACAACAACAGCCAAGGAGATGAACAATGCCAGACTGTCAAAGATAAAGAAGACAATGAAAGGTCCCTTGTCTCCGATATGAGCTTGCCCACGAGAAGCCCCGACTTCGCTCTCCTCAACATATTGACCAGGCACAGTAAAGATTGCGGCAAAAGCAACAGTGGCGATTAGAACAGCAACCACAGTTGCTGAGTTTATAGCATTGTTGAGGCCGCTAATGTGAAGCTTCTTTAGCTTCTTTGCAATTTGCTGAACCTTCACCCCAGTTTGATGGGTTTGTTGGAGCTGGGATTGGACTTCATGTTTTATGTCACTGACAGTCTGCTTAAGTTGCTTTGCTGCATTAGGGGGTCTTCGGTTGTCCTTAGAATTGGTCGCACCTGCTTCCTTCAATAAGGAGACAAGTTCTGGAGTTCCTAATTTTTCAGCAATGTCAAGAGGGCTCTCCCCTGCCTTGTTAGTCGCATTGATGTTGATACCCTCTACCGACAACAGACAACGTACATTCTGCCATGACAATGAAGACAATCTTAGTAACAGATTTAAACCATATTTCCAATGacataatttttcataaattcaAAAGAATTCCAGTGTTTCTCGATCGACAAAGAGAGCAAAACTCCACTTTCTACCTAAAACAAGCATCAAGATGTCCACGGGATAAGGAGCTTAAAGGTCTACTACTTTAGTGAACACGAAAACAGGACTACCGAAATCGAAAGGCAGACTTTATATAAGCAGGGATCTCAAAGTCTCCATTGAGCAACCATGTGCATGAGAAACATGCCTAGGTGCCCAAGTCCAGAAGCTAATAAAAATAGCGTAAAcaatttaagatatttttttgggAATTAACGCATCGCAAGGCATTAATAAACAACAAAGGAAAAGGTCGGCACAGAAAAGAAAGCACATAATATGCATCTTACTAAAATGATTTCGAAATGATaaaggaagaaggaagagagagataaagAAATGACAAAGAACCTGAATACGACCCTTCTTTATGGCAATATGCAACGCTGTGTTTCCCTTATTATCTTCCAAGCTCAAAACTGCAGGGTCAGGTTTTATTAATTCAAGTACAATTTCCACATTTTGCCCTTTCACGGCCATGTGCAATGCAGTTTGACCTTTTTTATCGGTCCTAAAACCAGTGCTTGGATCCTTGTTTAGAAGGGATTTGACAATTTCCAAATGCCCCATCCTCGCGGCTGAATGAAGGACAGTCTTTCCATTATTTCGGGTTATCTGAATGAGATTTGAGTTAGTTTCCAAAAGAAGATTAACTACATCAACATGTCCTTGAGCTGCAGCTGTGTGTAAGGCAGTTGAGCAGGAAAAATCTGTGGTCATTGCCAAATTGGGGAATTTACATAGAAGTTCTTTCAAGACCTCTGCAAAAGCAAGCACaaacaaagaaacatgtcaacATGTGGCACACTGCAAAAGGATTGTTTTCACATTTCACTAATTACTCTACTACGTGGAAACAAATCACAAAACGAAATGTGAACATaatattttttccctttctatCAATGCATTAGAACAACTACGATTTCTAGGAGTAACAATAACGCCATCCAAGCAAACCCACTGGGGGGGGGGCAATTTTAGGAACAAAAACTAAGAATTGAAACCATTGCTAACGAAATGAGAAATTTAAGcatattgaaagttgaaacatatCATAGACAGTGGGGATCTCCTAAACAATAGGAATTTGCctccttcaattattttttattttcgtgAGTTTCTGATTTGCCTCCCTCAATTCGGATACGAATATAATTGTTATAAACGAACCAGTTCTAATTTTTCTCTACAAACTATATTCCAAAATAGATGAAAAGCACATAATCAAGTCAACATACCAAGATGACCCTGCTTTGCCGCAACATGAAGTGGATCATAGCCATTCTTAGCAGGAATGGATGCAGCTTCACAGTCCATACGTTTCAACATCTCCTGAACAACCATAGCATGGCCATTTTCTGACGCTGCATAGAGGGGTGTTTCCCCTTCCGTGTTCTGCTTCACCAGCAACTGCTTCAGATCATTTTCATCACAACTTTGGAGAATCTCTTTAATCCTACTCAAATTCCCTGCTCGAGCTGTCAAATGAAGTTGCAAATCACCTCGCTTTCCAGGCGATTCCTTGTTCCTCCTCTTCTCTCCAATGCCAATGAAACTAAGTTGCCTCTCCATCACTACGCGAAAGCTTTTCTGTTTCTCCATAAGCCCACGGAAACTCTTCTGTTTTTCCATTAACCCACTACTGCTCGCCTGATTTTCTGGTGGACACTGAAGACTTGGGTGTTTTTCCATTACTCCCCGTGTACTTGATGGTTTTTCATCTACACCGTGAAAACTCAGATGTTTCTCCATTGTTTTGTGCTTAGTTGATGGTTTTTCTGGCACACCATTAAAACTCAGGTGTTTTTCCATTCTAGGTGCCCGTAAAATGCTCTGTTTCTCCATGTGATTGCAGAATACTTCACTcattaatcaaataaacaatctCAGAGCAATCACTTTTGTACCAGCTCCTGATTATTGGATTCTAAAGCCCATAAACTATTCACATTTGGCCATGATAACGCCCATAAACCACACTGAAGGATACAAATTTCGAGAGAAATTACTGGCTCTTACTTGGATTCCTGATTCTTGGTTTGAAATTCGGCAACCAAATTCGATTCCTCCATGATCAAACAAATATTTCAGACAGATATAAACAATATCACTTCACTTGAAagttaaaagaacaaaatttcaaattttgcaaAAAGGAGGCACCAGATTCTGCAGCAACTTCAAAAGAAACAACTCATTGGCACGTAAGGTTTCATTTTCCTAAGTTAAGCGGATTGAAGCTTAGCTCAATCGTTAAAGAGAATAGTATCCGACAATTACTTGAGACTTTAAGCAACAAACCCTAGTAAGCTCTTCAATGAATATCAAAGTTCAATACCTTGATTTAGAGCTCAAAACTTGACTTCTGATGCGAAAATGAATACCCAGATTAGCATTTGCACTGAAGTTGAAAACCCAGAAGCCGATTCTCGAGATTTTCCAGATCAGGAGCTCAAATCCTAAAGTTGGTACAGAGGACGCCAGAGAAAATATCAGCTGCCACTCCTTCAAATAGTGGTAAAAATGTAAGCTTTTTATCCATCCATCCTACTATTTATATACTTGGCTTTTGTCTGAAGTGAAATGCCGCGTCTGTTTCTGTGCCAAATTTACGTATTGAGAATTTGAGATGGTATTTTATGTCCTCCATATGTTGCCCCCTTGGTGTTTGAATTAGACAAGTCACCACATATCCATGTATTTTtggacattattattattttgttattttatttgtagcaatataattattatttttttaaaccgGAAAGGGGATTCGAACCTTGGTCATTAGGATGTTACACATCATCTTTATCATTTCAACTAGTGGCTCGAGTGTTATAGAAATATAATTCTTCTATAGTAATTATCCTATTTTTCACACTAATCCAAAATGTATGTTTTCTATAGGAATTAAGTAAAAATTCAATTAAACTAACATTTCCCTTTTTTTGTATTAGTTACTAATAGAACAATAATTATGCTGAAAATTGGATCATAATTGTTaataaaatatgaaattcataatTTAGTCAATCTCTATTTAATTCGtgtgttattattatttattttttttgaaatactataAAGAATTATGTTTCCGGTTAGAATCGAAGCTTAAACACAAATATATCTAACTCAGTTGATTGTCAATCAAGCCAACTCTCGCTGGCAATTTACAaccacacataaatatatatttctttacatATGGTAAATATATTTCTTCACACAAACTAGAGATGAATATTGAAAATTCATGTATTGTTCACCAGCCACAGAAATTCCAAATGATCAATTGCAAAAATTTCACAATCTAATAAAAATGTTGCAAcccatataaataaataaataaaaaagtaaaaggagacAAGAACTCTTGTGGGGTATCATTCATATTTCATATTCATTGGCAAGTGGCAACCCACTTGACACAAGCTGCCTAATTAATGGAGCTTAAAATAAACGGGAAAATATGCAGTAGCAGTAATTGACTTGGGTCTTCTAAAAGTCTCTAATAATTTCAAGTTGGAGGAAATAGAGAGgacaaaaaaagtaaaaaatatattcattatttttacaaaaaaaaaaatctctgtaTTTCATTAAATATTGAAGAATAATTAACCAAAATGACCACATAACAGAAACAAATCTGGATATATACTTACCAAAACCTTCACAGTATCCAAGTTGTCTAATTAACAGAGCTTACATTATTAAttgtttataaatatatatatatatatatatatatatatatatatatatattgatcttATACAGGCCTGCAaggaatctatatatatataaatatatgtattaatTATGTCCTCTTTTTATCAAAAATCAATGGGGTAACTGGTAAGCACAGTGGCGGAGTTTTGGCGGAGCAGCATTGTCTTCAGGGTGTGCTTGaacttttgaaaatttatttacCTCTATATTGTATACCGTGGAAGAGCCAAATTGGGGTTACCCCACCCTCaacttttaaatttatttttttagttacatatatataatatttatagggTGATATAAAGTatacatttttcaaaaacatatatatgtatttctGCTGACTATCCCCTTAAAAATACATGTATTTCTACCCACCTTAGTATAGTTTGAGGGTAGACACTCTAGTTACCAAAAATCGGATGGCCCCACTACGCCACATAATGGCGAATCCAAGTCTTGAATACCCAAATTCACGGGCTCAACTAGCACACTCTGGCCCGTACTAAGGCTCATACGAAACGTTCGAGGCTCTGTTCATTAGCAACACTGTCACGTGACAGCAAACAGTGACCCTAACATCATATCCAACAACTATATCTAACAATAGTGGCTAAACGTCCCCTTTTATACTTGTTTTACTGTATTCACGACGTCATTACTTAACAGAAATTTCCTTTGATCACCTAGCAATGGCACGACCACAACAAAGGCACCTAGACGCCCAGGCGACAACCTTACCCATGATCGTTCCCTCCCAGGGAGCATGATCCAACCCATTTCACACCGACATCCTTGTACCTAATAGATACGTATCCTTGCCCACTACTACTCACCATTCTGTGACCAACACATGTCAAACTACCATCATATCATATATCTCGACATTCTCATCTTGCTTTTCGCCTACCAACCCTGACACGTATGATATACTTGACTTTTGTACGCATATACCCTGGGTTTTACCAAAAAGGACACAAATTTGTGACACAACTCCCGAGGCATGTCTTCACTTTCATATAAATACCCTTCTCCTACCTTGGAGAAGGGGATCCGAATATTGAGAACCAGACATCGAAACTCTTCGACCCATCACTTGATATTCAGCCATAAACACTCCAGTCATCACCGGTCTTCCACCTTCGATCActactgacttgatcgtcgaagTCTCTACGACCGGAATCCCGCAGTCCTGTTTGAGAACTTTCACAGTTTGCTTTTGTTGTAACGTTTGCAAGATTCAAAGGTGTAGACGAGCCTCTACGTAATCAAAGTTGACTCTTCAGAAAATTGCTCCTCCAGACACTCTTATTTTGTCTTTTCAAAAGTCGAAATTCGGTTTTTTAAGAATCAATAAATAAAgctttaattttgaaatttgggTCATCAATGAGTTCATCCATGATCCACTGCAAGGCTTTCTAAAGTGTTTGTTGTCAAGCACACTAAATGGGCTATTATGCCCATAACGTGGCCCATGATGCATGTACTAATGCTTTTTGAGATATTTGACCAACTTGAGTAGTGAGATGTTAAAGCTTCACTGAACAAAAATTTTAAGGCCCAGTGAGATTCATTTTGCTATTATTTTTATTGCCTTGAAGAGTATAAACGAACACAAACTAAATTTGTAAGCTATGATGGTGTGTCCGGAATTGGGTCTAGGTCAGTGAAAGGGAAACAAATGCAAGATATAGTTCTAGATAGTAAATTCCGCAATAATTACTTGTTATTGTGTAAAATTGTAGAGCTATTGTTACGTTTGTTGAGGATTGTTGATAGTCTAACTTTGGAATATGTTGATGAAGGCAttttatatgcatatgtgtgCATGTATTTTTCTCAAAGTTGTGTT
This genomic window from Tripterygium wilfordii isolate XIE 37 chromosome 9, ASM1340144v1, whole genome shotgun sequence contains:
- the LOC120006667 gene encoding type I inositol polyphosphate 5-phosphatase 12-like isoform X1 encodes the protein MDDRIEDDEKEALAGLTSAPTRAQKIHSHSQQLRASSGQKRHHHVRKHSLDDIPKPIISTTEGHFCESSDDEFFPYSTTTNKAGEAYVTQRLDQGLGLDIGPEELRQYQPMPEFIGSGGGSGIFKVPIRAAAHPARPPCLELRPHPLRETQVGKFLRNIVCTDKQLWAGQESGVRVWSFEDAHEAGCGFSGKVRRGDEDAAPFHESVHMSPTMCLMADCGNRLVWSGHKDGKIRSWKMDQTFEDNALIREGLSWQAHKDPVLSMVMSSYGDLWSASEGGIIKIWPWESMEKSLSLSPEEKHMAALLVERSSIDLRSQVTVNGTCSISSSDVKCLLSDNVRAKVWCAQPSSFSIWDARTKELLKVFNIDGQLENRVDVPSSQDQQPVEDEMKIKFVSTSKKEKSGGFLQRSRNAIMGAAGAVRRAATRGSGHEETKKTETLLLAVDGMIWTGSTNGLLVQWDGNGNRLREFNHHSCAVQCFCSFGTRIYVGYVSGMIQVLDLEGSLIAGWIAHNGPVINLAAGHGYVFSLATHGGIRGWNITSPGPLDNIIRSELAAQQVIYTRRESFRILIGTWNVGQGRASHESLMSWLGSVASDVGIIVVGLQEVEMGAGFLAMSAAKETVGLEGSSVGQWWLDNIGKALDEGSTFERMGSRQLAGLLVSLWVRKNLRTHVGDIDAGAVPCGFGRAIGNKGGVGLRIRVYDRIMCFVNCHLAAHLEAVNRRNADFDHIYRTMVFSRSSNLSNTAAGMVPYLILCFSLAFFTYLLWLLYISGLPWVLSLAAGVSTASHTLKSTNSTSVNSEERKPDLSEADMVVFFGDFNYRLFGISYDEARDFVSQRCFDWLREKDQLREEMKAGKVFQGMREALIRFPPTYKFERHQAGLGGYDSGEKKRIPAWCDRIIYHDNRSDPVSDCSLDCPVVSSIVMYDACMDVTESDHKPVRCKFHVQIAHADRSVRREEFGKIISSNEKLRSLLEELRYVPETIVSTNSIILQNQDTSILRITNKCAKEKAVFQITCEGQSTLRDDGEPADYRPRGALGFPRWLEVTPAAGIIEPHQYVEVSVHHEEFHTLEEFVDGIPQNWWCEDTRDKEVILAVNVQGSCSTEKSCHRVHVGHCFSAKTVRISSRSNSSRKNQGGSHHKSELRQFSSSSDKADGRSSDKK